ACTCGTCTTCGCCATCGTATCTGCCGTTCTTTATCTTGCGGCTACCAACGTACCCGAGCTAATAATTTTAGCAGCAGTCGCTCTATTGGTATCCGGTTTCTTCGATGCTGTAGACGGTGCGGTTGCGAGGGCATCAGGTAGGGTTACTGCCTTCGGCGCATTTACAGACTCCATGCTTGACAGAGTAGAGGATGCGGCGATAATTATAGCGATGACACTCGCGGGCTTTATGAATGTCGTTCTCGGCATGCTCCTGCTTTTGTCCTCATACCTAGTAAGCTACTCGAGGGCAAGGGCAGAGGGTCTCGGCGTCGATATGAAGGGCATAGGGCTATTCGAGAGGGCCGAGAGGATTCTCGTACTCTTCATTGCATCCATCGCTGAGTATTTCTTCCCTCGCGCCATAATGCTAATCTCC
The window above is part of the Aigarchaeota archaeon genome. Proteins encoded here:
- a CDS encoding CDP-alcohol phosphatidyltransferase family protein yields the protein MGNTSLLGRKGRELFEAATSKLVRYMAIHGVNPTALSLSGLVFAIVSAVLYLAATNVPELIILAAVALLVSGFFDAVDGAVARASGRVTAFGAFTDSMLDRVEDAAIIIAMTLAGFMNVVLGMLLLLSSYLVSYSRARAEGLGVDMKGIGLFERAERILVLFIASIAEYFFPRAIMLISAVLIAINVLVIVQRVLHVRSKLKEGR